The Klebsiella sp. RHBSTW-00484 genome includes a window with the following:
- a CDS encoding J domain-containing protein has translation MTCWEILGLTPGAEPREIKRRFAQLVKVTRPEDDPQAYQRLRNAYESALSWEKRDDFSRLKKSEITFIFVKILPISLSREYKPSDYRRAR, from the coding sequence ATGACATGCTGGGAAATATTAGGTCTGACTCCGGGCGCTGAACCGCGCGAAATTAAACGCCGCTTTGCGCAGTTAGTGAAGGTTACTCGTCCGGAAGATGACCCGCAGGCGTATCAGCGGCTGCGTAATGCCTATGAGTCGGCGCTAAGCTGGGAAAAGAGAGATGATTTTTCCCGGCTGAAGAAGAGCGAGATAACGTTCATATTCGTCAAGATCTTGCCGATATCCCTCAGCCGAGAGTACAAACCCAGCGACTATCGCCGGGCGCGGTGA
- a CDS encoding tetratricopeptide repeat protein, which translates to MFAPSLGIFYRDGLSGPINYQLAYDYFLKAAQQGYAPAQNEVALMHYQGRTVKQSYQIALEWYSKSAVQGDAVAQYNLGQLYSDADVMKPDYAQSIYWLTQSAKQGYCDAQFKLGFMFFEGTDVHRDMQKSIFWFNAAARQDNVDAAIMLGKIYMRGEDMIAKDYSSSLFWYEKAAKLKHSGAQNMVAFMYANGFGTDVNYILAWVWIMIAATPHPEIDKAKIRRKLSVRDLAEAEDIAHQYIRRYQLR; encoded by the coding sequence TTGTTCGCACCTTCCCTAGGTATATTTTATCGTGATGGCCTGTCTGGCCCGATTAACTATCAATTAGCCTATGATTATTTTCTTAAAGCCGCACAGCAAGGATATGCTCCGGCGCAAAATGAAGTTGCATTAATGCATTATCAGGGGCGAACAGTTAAACAAAGCTATCAAATAGCCCTCGAATGGTACAGTAAATCTGCAGTACAGGGTGATGCTGTTGCGCAATATAACCTTGGGCAATTATACAGTGATGCAGATGTTATGAAACCAGACTACGCGCAATCAATATATTGGTTAACGCAATCGGCAAAACAAGGATATTGTGATGCCCAGTTTAAACTAGGGTTCATGTTTTTTGAAGGCACCGACGTTCATCGCGATATGCAAAAATCCATATTCTGGTTTAATGCTGCAGCCCGGCAAGATAATGTTGATGCTGCCATCATGTTGGGTAAGATCTACATGCGCGGGGAGGATATGATAGCAAAGGATTACAGCTCTAGCTTATTCTGGTATGAAAAAGCCGCAAAGCTTAAGCATTCAGGTGCGCAAAATATGGTTGCATTTATGTATGCTAACGGTTTTGGAACCGATGTGAACTATATTTTGGCTTGGGTATGGATAATGATTGCGGCGACTCCGCATCCTGAAATAGATAAGGCTAAGATTCGCCGTAAATTATCCGTCAGAGATTTAGCTGAAGCGGAAGATATTGCTCATCAATATATTAGAAGATATCAGTTAAGGTAA
- a CDS encoding IS5-like element IS5 family transposase encodes MSHQLTFADSEFSSKRRQTRKEIFLSRMEQILPWQNMVEVIEPFYPKAGNGRRPYPLETMLRIHCMQHWYNLSDGAMEDALYEIASMRLFARLSLDSALPDRTTIMNFRHLLEQHQLARQLFKTINRWLAEAGVMMTQGTLVDATIIEAPSSTKNKEQQRDPEMHQTKKGNQWHFGMKAHIGVDAKSGLTHSLVTTAANEHDLNQLGNLLHGEEQFVSADAGYQGAPQREELAEVDVDWLIAERPGKVRTLKQHPRKNKTAINIEYMKASIRARVEHPFRIIKRQFGFVKARYKGLLKNDNQLAMLFTLANLFRADQMIRQWERSH; translated from the coding sequence ATGAGTCATCAACTTACCTTCGCCGACAGTGAATTCAGCAGTAAGCGCCGTCAGACCAGAAAAGAGATTTTCTTGTCCCGCATGGAGCAGATTCTGCCATGGCAAAACATGGTGGAAGTCATCGAGCCGTTTTACCCCAAGGCTGGTAATGGCCGGCGACCTTATCCGCTGGAAACCATGCTACGCATTCACTGCATGCAGCATTGGTACAACCTGAGCGATGGCGCGATGGAAGATGCTCTGTACGAAATCGCCTCCATGCGTCTGTTTGCCCGGTTATCCCTGGATAGCGCCTTGCCGGACCGCACCACCATCATGAATTTCCGCCACCTGCTGGAGCAGCATCAACTGGCCCGCCAATTGTTCAAGACCATCAATCGCTGGCTGGCCGAAGCAGGCGTCATGATGACTCAAGGCACCTTGGTCGATGCCACCATCATTGAGGCACCCAGCTCGACCAAGAACAAAGAGCAGCAACGCGATCCGGAGATGCATCAGACCAAGAAAGGCAATCAGTGGCACTTTGGCATGAAGGCCCACATTGGTGTCGATGCCAAGAGTGGCCTGACCCACAGCCTAGTCACCACCGCGGCCAACGAGCATGACCTCAATCAGCTGGGTAATCTGCTGCATGGAGAGGAGCAATTTGTCTCAGCCGATGCCGGCTACCAAGGGGCGCCACAGCGCGAGGAGCTGGCCGAGGTGGATGTGGACTGGCTGATCGCCGAGCGCCCCGGCAAGGTAAGAACCTTGAAACAGCATCCACGCAAGAACAAAACGGCCATCAACATCGAATACATGAAAGCCAGCATCCGTGCCAGGGTGGAGCACCCATTTCGCATCATCAAGCGACAGTTCGGCTTCGTGAAAGCCAGATACAAGGGGTTGCTGAAAAACGATAACCAACTGGCGATGTTATTCACGCTGGCCAACCTGTTTCGGGCGGACCAAATGATACGTCAGTGGGAGAGATCTCACTAA
- a CDS encoding J domain-containing protein — protein sequence MTCWEILGLTPGAESREIKRRFAQLVKVNRPEDDPAVYQRLRDAYEQALSCEENLISDNDVWDDEEAVSKRVTPTRIRFPTVNISARIHHQNPIVVSTTLSWQSVLDDLFLVNESRPQQAETQLADAVARLSSSDLKSRLQFEEHLALNLSRVFRPLLTLAAAEKFKWHLTSGGNHQAACCAINDKRTLWLLIEAEIAPLFFADMSVIDEIESGDRLKRIYQNYVDDAENRPWFDAVVLMQIARYDLSSAFLGFWVEKLGWSVKTDKNIRCWSVAERFYALEIIHPLGYEKLCAAISAADGVYHTSKTLVSYAKAAEQKHAISRYNLGLLYEQGEDVEQDENRAFFWFSCAAKQGHADAQHSLGVCYREGKGTTQDFQQAIYWFMKSAVQENVYAQYDLGRIYIDEASGMQDYVKAFYWFQKAAQQGFAHAQNHLGWLYYNETTGSRNYQQALRWFTLAAEQHCDVAQYNLGKVRISGEILLG from the coding sequence ATGACATGCTGGGAAATATTAGGCCTGACGCCGGGCGCTGAATCGCGTGAAATTAAACGCCGCTTTGCGCAACTGGTAAAGGTTAACCGCCCTGAGGACGATCCGGCTGTCTATCAGAGATTACGCGATGCCTACGAGCAGGCGCTATCTTGTGAAGAGAATCTAATCAGTGATAACGATGTATGGGACGATGAAGAGGCAGTGTCGAAGCGCGTCACGCCTACGCGTATTAGATTTCCGACAGTAAATATATCAGCTCGCATCCATCATCAAAATCCCATCGTGGTAAGCACGACGCTAAGCTGGCAAAGCGTGCTTGACGATCTATTCTTAGTCAACGAGAGCAGGCCTCAGCAGGCTGAAACCCAGCTAGCTGATGCTGTCGCCAGGCTTTCCTCTTCCGACCTGAAATCACGTTTACAGTTTGAGGAACATCTGGCTTTAAATTTGAGTCGGGTATTTCGTCCTTTGTTGACGCTGGCGGCGGCAGAAAAATTTAAATGGCATTTGACGTCCGGGGGCAATCATCAGGCCGCCTGTTGCGCCATTAATGACAAGCGCACGCTCTGGTTACTGATTGAAGCGGAAATTGCACCGCTGTTTTTTGCTGATATGTCGGTGATTGATGAAATTGAAAGTGGCGATCGGCTTAAACGTATTTATCAGAACTATGTTGATGATGCGGAAAATAGACCATGGTTTGATGCCGTAGTATTAATGCAAATCGCCAGATACGATCTCTCCAGTGCATTTCTGGGTTTTTGGGTCGAGAAGCTTGGATGGTCAGTTAAGACAGACAAAAATATTCGTTGCTGGTCAGTTGCTGAACGTTTTTATGCGTTAGAGATAATCCATCCACTGGGGTATGAAAAACTGTGCGCTGCTATCAGCGCAGCCGACGGCGTTTACCATACATCGAAAACATTAGTGAGTTATGCCAAAGCGGCGGAGCAAAAGCATGCGATATCACGCTATAACCTGGGACTGCTCTATGAGCAGGGAGAGGATGTCGAACAGGATGAGAATCGCGCTTTCTTTTGGTTCTCCTGTGCAGCAAAACAGGGGCATGCCGATGCACAGCATTCATTAGGCGTTTGCTACCGCGAAGGTAAAGGGACAACTCAGGATTTTCAGCAGGCTATCTATTGGTTTATGAAGAGCGCAGTGCAAGAAAATGTCTATGCGCAATATGATCTTGGTCGAATTTATATCGACGAAGCCTCGGGTATGCAAGATTATGTAAAGGCATTTTATTGGTTCCAGAAAGCGGCGCAACAGGGATTTGCTCATGCCCAAAATCATCTGGGCTGGTTGTATTATAACGAAACAACAGGCAGCAGAAATTACCAGCAGGCGTTGAGATGGTTCACTTTAGCTGCTGAGCAACATTGTGATGTTGCCCAATATAATCTAGGGAAGGTGCGAATAAGCGGGGAAATTCTTCTCGGCTGA
- a CDS encoding J domain-containing protein has protein sequence MNCWQILGLEPGAEAREIKRRFAQLVKVTRPEDDPQAYQRLRDAYEAALAFADDHGPQINVNPGAAASVTPVVLARATPVSPPPPVIRENGWADVLETLFAENTRLPDAADLQLDQAMVALVAFDLHSHLQFETTLMAKLARDHRPLLMLTAAEKFKWHLVTDKDDTGARNTINDHCLIYRRIERDIAPLFFNGMSCIEEVECGEKLYAIFAALEHDAQSLQWFDTAVLLKIAGLVLSADYLGMISEKIRWTTQTEKIQRAQSLDEEKSVLVWNLNERFRALASIHQSAYQKVVRALQLESDGYHVSKVLSARLKAAEQGDIEACFSIGKMYYGGFGVLQDESQAMHWYLRAAEQGLAPAQYHLAQLYERKRNNNAAFQWYSKAAEQGHASAQYALGRLYTGGFGVTRNRQQGILWFSRAAEQNDDYAQYALGVICLVGDGIDSDCLRAFGLFRQAALQGNAAAQLELAHLYYNGQAVERDVQQALVWYTKAAEQNNGDAQYWLGKIYSEGELALPDRQKALTWYNKAAEQGSGEAMFELGCFYYRGEHIAADIEQAVHWFSESGQRGVAQAAFTLAEIYATGKDGVKKDESNACYWYEKAARLGSVEAQNQFAAMYALGKGKAQNYLEAWAWIIIAGGDNPYLDKETVRQELSNDELAEAQAMATRYIRMFQLKKA, from the coding sequence ATGAACTGCTGGCAAATATTAGGTCTGGAGCCGGGAGCCGAGGCGCGCGAAATTAAACGCCGCTTTGCGCAGTTGGTGAAGGTTACTCGTCCGGAAGATGACCCGCAGGCGTATCAGCGACTGCGTGACGCCTATGAAGCGGCGCTGGCCTTTGCGGATGATCATGGCCCGCAGATTAACGTTAATCCTGGTGCCGCAGCGAGCGTTACGCCAGTTGTTTTGGCGCGCGCTACACCTGTTAGCCCGCCGCCACCGGTTATCCGGGAGAATGGCTGGGCAGACGTGCTCGAAACCCTGTTTGCGGAAAATACACGCCTGCCAGACGCTGCCGACTTGCAGTTAGATCAGGCGATGGTGGCTCTCGTCGCGTTTGACCTGCATTCGCATCTGCAGTTTGAAACCACGCTGATGGCAAAGCTGGCGCGGGACCATCGTCCTTTGTTGATGCTGACGGCGGCGGAAAAGTTTAAATGGCATCTGGTGACGGATAAGGATGATACTGGTGCGCGAAACACCATTAATGACCATTGCCTGATCTATCGGCGCATTGAGCGGGATATTGCGCCGCTTTTTTTTAACGGCATGAGCTGCATTGAGGAAGTAGAGTGCGGCGAAAAGCTCTACGCTATTTTTGCCGCACTGGAGCATGATGCGCAAAGCCTGCAATGGTTTGATACCGCCGTACTGCTGAAAATAGCCGGGCTTGTGCTCTCTGCTGATTATCTGGGCATGATAAGTGAAAAAATCAGGTGGACGACGCAGACGGAGAAAATACAGAGAGCCCAAAGTTTAGATGAGGAAAAGTCGGTACTGGTCTGGAATCTGAATGAGCGATTCCGTGCTCTGGCATCTATTCATCAATCCGCGTATCAAAAAGTCGTGCGCGCGCTTCAACTGGAATCGGATGGTTATCATGTCTCGAAAGTCTTGTCTGCGCGTCTTAAAGCCGCTGAGCAGGGCGATATCGAAGCCTGTTTTTCCATCGGAAAAATGTATTACGGTGGTTTTGGCGTTCTGCAAGATGAGTCGCAGGCTATGCACTGGTATTTACGCGCCGCAGAGCAGGGACTGGCGCCCGCTCAGTATCATCTTGCCCAGCTTTATGAACGAAAACGTAATAACAACGCGGCGTTTCAATGGTACAGCAAGGCAGCGGAGCAAGGCCATGCGAGCGCGCAGTATGCGCTGGGTCGTTTATACACAGGCGGTTTTGGGGTCACCCGAAATCGTCAGCAGGGAATTTTATGGTTTTCCCGAGCGGCGGAACAGAATGATGATTATGCGCAATATGCGCTAGGCGTTATCTGTCTTGTCGGCGACGGTATCGACTCGGATTGCCTGCGGGCATTTGGACTTTTTCGTCAGGCTGCGCTACAGGGGAATGCCGCAGCGCAGCTTGAGCTAGCGCATCTGTATTACAATGGGCAAGCGGTAGAACGCGATGTGCAGCAGGCGCTGGTCTGGTATACCAAAGCCGCAGAGCAGAATAACGGCGACGCGCAATATTGGTTAGGTAAAATCTATAGTGAAGGAGAATTAGCGCTCCCCGATCGCCAAAAAGCATTGACCTGGTACAACAAAGCGGCGGAGCAGGGATCCGGTGAGGCGATGTTTGAGCTGGGGTGTTTTTATTACCGCGGTGAACATATTGCCGCTGATATTGAGCAAGCGGTTCACTGGTTTTCAGAATCGGGTCAGCGAGGTGTGGCGCAAGCGGCATTTACCCTCGCAGAGATTTATGCCACGGGCAAAGATGGCGTAAAAAAAGACGAAAGCAATGCCTGCTACTGGTATGAAAAAGCCGCCAGATTAGGTTCCGTCGAAGCGCAGAACCAATTTGCTGCGATGTATGCCCTCGGTAAAGGTAAAGCGCAAAATTATCTTGAGGCCTGGGCGTGGATAATTATTGCTGGTGGTGACAATCCGTATCTTGATAAAGAAACCGTGCGGCAAGAATTATCAAATGACGAGCTCGCTGAGGCGCAGGCGATGGCGACAAGATATATTCGTATGTTTCAACTCAAAAAAGCGTGA
- a CDS encoding Hsp70 family protein — protein MIIGIDLGTTNSLVAVWQEGNAVLIPNALGKFLTPSVVSIDDDGMVLVGEAARDLQLVRPANCAANFKRIMGTSQTIMLGKQAFRPEELSSLVLRQLKEDAENFLGEPVTEAVISVPAYFSDVQRKATKIAAGMAGLTVERLINEPTAAALAYGLHNQQDEHQFLVFDLGGGTFDVSILELFDNIMEVRASAGDNFLGGEDIVDILVEAFRHQQEFPEEIEWREPTLQRQLRVEAERVKRALSLRETAIFSVEIENERYQWQITEADFELLLESFFDRIREPLEMAIRDARLDISQLDQVVLVGGTTRMPLIRKLVAQLFGRLPAMHLNPDEVIAQGAAIQAALKARNRELEDVVVTDVCPYTLGVDTSRSLGHTRESGYFAPIIERNRSIPCSRMRDFYTVNDDQTNVDFKIYQGESRMVEDNIFLAEMSIAVPPKPAGQVKIEVRFTYDINGLLDVDIHVPSTGNRSSLLIEQHPGVLTEEQIEISRAKLSALKIHPRDEQVNRALMARLDHLYQLSLGDAREWVSECSRKFSYLLERQESDQIAAFREQVNQILDGIDTDRLL, from the coding sequence ATGATTATTGGAATAGACTTAGGTACGACAAATAGCCTGGTAGCAGTATGGCAGGAGGGAAATGCGGTATTAATTCCTAATGCATTGGGTAAATTCCTCACCCCAAGCGTGGTCAGTATTGACGATGACGGCATGGTGCTGGTGGGCGAAGCGGCCCGCGACCTGCAACTGGTGCGCCCGGCAAACTGCGCGGCGAACTTCAAGCGGATTATGGGCACCTCGCAGACCATTATGTTGGGCAAACAGGCCTTTCGTCCGGAAGAGCTTTCCTCACTGGTGCTGCGCCAGCTAAAAGAAGATGCCGAGAATTTTTTGGGTGAACCGGTGACGGAAGCGGTGATTAGCGTTCCCGCCTACTTTAGCGACGTGCAGCGTAAAGCGACTAAAATTGCCGCTGGTATGGCCGGGTTGACCGTTGAGCGCCTGATTAACGAACCGACCGCCGCCGCGCTGGCCTATGGGCTGCACAATCAGCAAGATGAGCACCAGTTCCTGGTTTTTGACCTTGGCGGCGGCACGTTTGATGTCTCTATCCTGGAATTATTCGACAATATTATGGAAGTGCGCGCCAGCGCCGGGGATAACTTCCTCGGTGGTGAGGATATCGTGGATATTCTGGTCGAGGCCTTTCGCCATCAGCAGGAATTCCCGGAAGAGATCGAATGGCGGGAGCCGACTTTACAACGGCAGCTACGCGTAGAAGCTGAGCGGGTTAAGCGGGCATTAAGCCTGCGTGAAACGGCCATTTTCAGTGTGGAAATCGAGAATGAGCGTTATCAGTGGCAAATCACCGAGGCGGATTTTGAACTGCTGCTGGAATCATTCTTCGACCGCATTCGGGAACCGCTGGAAATGGCGATTCGTGATGCGCGGCTGGATATCTCGCAGCTGGACCAGGTGGTTCTGGTGGGCGGAACCACGCGGATGCCGCTAATTCGCAAGCTGGTGGCGCAACTCTTTGGCCGCTTGCCTGCGATGCATCTGAACCCGGATGAAGTGATTGCCCAAGGAGCAGCGATTCAGGCAGCGCTCAAGGCGCGCAATCGTGAACTTGAGGATGTGGTGGTCACCGATGTTTGTCCCTATACCCTGGGTGTCGATACCTCAAGGTCGCTGGGCCACACCCGAGAGTCAGGTTATTTTGCGCCGATTATTGAGCGCAACCGTAGCATCCCCTGTAGCCGGATGCGGGATTTTTATACTGTCAATGATGATCAAACCAACGTCGATTTTAAAATCTACCAGGGCGAGAGCCGAATGGTGGAGGACAATATCTTTCTTGCCGAAATGTCTATTGCCGTGCCGCCAAAACCGGCTGGGCAGGTCAAAATAGAGGTTCGTTTTACCTACGATATTAACGGTCTGCTTGATGTTGATATTCATGTACCGTCAACCGGCAATCGCAGCAGCCTGCTTATTGAACAACATCCGGGCGTATTGACGGAAGAGCAGATAGAAATATCACGAGCTAAGCTTAGCGCGCTGAAAATCCATCCGCGCGACGAGCAGGTGAATCGGGCGCTGATGGCGCGTCTCGATCATCTCTATCAGTTGAGCCTTGGCGATGCCCGTGAATGGGTCAGCGAGTGCTCGCGGAAGTTCAGCTATCTGCTGGAAAGGCAGGAAAGCGATCAGATCGCAGCCTTTCGTGAACAGGTTAATCAAATTCTCGATGGTATAGATACGGACCGCCTGCTATGA
- a CDS encoding DNA topoisomerase III yields MRLFIAEKPSLGRAIAEVLPKPHRKGDGYIECGNGQVVTWCIGHLLEQAQPDVYDGRYARWNLLDLPIVPEKWQLQPKPSVTKQLNVIKRLLGDAQEVIHAGDPDREGQLLVDEVLDYLQLAPEKRQQVQRCLINDLNPQAVERAINRLRANSEFIPLCVSALARARADWLYGINMTRAYTILGRNAGYQGVLSVGRVQTPVLGLVVRRDEEIENFVAKDFFDVKAHIVTPKDERFVANWVPSEACESYQDEEGRLLHRPLAEHVVKRIEGQPATVTAYNDKRDSEPAPLPFSLSALQIEAAKRFGFSAQNVLDICQKLYETHKLITYPRSDSRYLPEEHFAGRHAVLNAISVHAADLLPQPVVDPEIRNRCWDDKKVDAHHAIIPTARSSQVKLSDNEEKVYGLVARQYLMQFCPDAVFRKCQIDLDIANGKFIAKARFLAEAGWRTLLGNKERDEENDGTPLPIVAKSDELLCEKGEVVERQTQPPRHFTDATILSAMTGIARFVQDKDLKKILRATDGLGTEATRAGIIELLFKRGFLTKKGRYIHSTDAGKALFHSLPEMATRPDMTAHWESILTQISEKQCRYQDFMQPLVGTLFQLIDQARSTPVRRFRGIVAPGDGKKKSAPRKRTAKKSRPADEAGGEATA; encoded by the coding sequence ATGCGGCTGTTTATTGCGGAAAAACCAAGTCTTGGTCGCGCCATCGCTGAGGTGCTGCCAAAGCCACATCGTAAAGGTGACGGCTACATTGAGTGCGGTAACGGACAGGTGGTCACCTGGTGTATTGGCCACCTGCTGGAGCAGGCCCAGCCTGACGTTTATGACGGACGCTATGCGCGATGGAACCTGCTCGACCTGCCCATCGTGCCTGAGAAGTGGCAGCTTCAACCCAAACCGTCTGTGACCAAACAGCTTAACGTGATTAAGCGCCTGCTCGGCGACGCCCAGGAAGTGATTCACGCGGGTGACCCGGACAGGGAAGGTCAACTGCTGGTAGATGAGGTGCTGGACTATCTACAATTGGCGCCGGAAAAGCGCCAGCAGGTACAGCGCTGCCTGATTAACGACCTTAACCCGCAGGCGGTGGAGCGGGCGATAAACCGCCTGCGTGCCAACAGTGAATTTATTCCGCTGTGCGTCTCGGCGCTGGCCCGCGCCCGCGCCGACTGGTTGTACGGGATCAACATGACTCGTGCCTATACTATTCTCGGGCGTAACGCGGGTTATCAGGGCGTGTTATCCGTCGGGCGCGTACAGACCCCGGTGCTTGGCCTGGTGGTGCGCCGCGATGAAGAGATTGAAAACTTCGTCGCTAAAGATTTCTTCGACGTGAAGGCGCATATCGTCACGCCGAAGGATGAACGCTTTGTTGCTAACTGGGTGCCAAGCGAAGCCTGTGAGTCATATCAGGACGAAGAGGGGCGCTTGCTCCATCGTCCGCTTGCCGAACACGTTGTTAAGCGCATCGAAGGCCAACCGGCGACGGTGACCGCTTATAACGACAAGCGGGATTCCGAGCCTGCGCCACTACCGTTCTCGCTTTCCGCGCTACAGATTGAAGCCGCGAAGCGCTTTGGTTTTAGCGCACAGAATGTGCTGGATATCTGTCAGAAGCTGTATGAAACCCACAAACTCATTACCTATCCGCGTTCGGATAGCCGCTATCTGCCGGAGGAGCATTTTGCCGGTCGTCATGCGGTGCTTAACGCCATTAGCGTGCACGCGGCAGACTTGCTACCGCAGCCGGTGGTGGACCCGGAGATCCGCAACCGCTGCTGGGATGATAAAAAGGTCGATGCTCACCACGCTATTATCCCTACCGCGCGCAGTTCGCAGGTTAAGCTCAGCGACAACGAGGAAAAGGTCTACGGCCTGGTTGCTCGTCAGTACCTGATGCAGTTTTGCCCGGATGCGGTGTTTCGCAAATGCCAGATCGATCTCGATATCGCCAACGGCAAATTTATCGCCAAAGCCCGTTTCCTGGCGGAAGCTGGTTGGCGAACGCTGCTGGGTAATAAAGAGCGCGATGAGGAAAACGACGGGACGCCTCTGCCGATAGTCGCGAAAAGCGACGAGCTGTTGTGCGAAAAGGGCGAAGTCGTGGAGCGTCAGACCCAGCCACCGCGTCATTTCACCGACGCGACGATTTTGTCTGCAATGACCGGGATTGCCCGCTTCGTGCAGGATAAGGATCTGAAGAAGATCTTGCGTGCGACGGATGGTTTGGGTACGGAGGCAACCCGCGCCGGGATTATCGAGCTGCTGTTTAAGCGCGGTTTCTTGACCAAGAAGGGGCGCTATATTCACTCAACCGATGCCGGGAAGGCGCTGTTCCATTCGCTGCCCGAAATGGCAACCCGTCCGGATATGACTGCCCACTGGGAGTCGATCCTGACGCAAATCAGCGAAAAGCAGTGCCGTTACCAGGACTTTATGCAACCGCTGGTTGGCACGCTGTTCCAGCTTATCGACCAGGCGCGCAGTACCCCGGTTCGCCGCTTCCGCGGCATTGTCGCACCGGGCGATGGTAAGAAGAAGAGCGCTCCGCGTAAGCGAACGGCGAAGAAATCACGGCCAGCAGATGAGGCGGGCGGAGAGGCAACAGCATAG
- the selD gene encoding selenide, water dikinase SelD, giving the protein MSEQAIRLTQYSHGAGCGCKISPKVLETILQSDRAKFIDPNLLVGNETSDDAAVYDLGNGTSIVSTTDFFMPIVDSPFDFGRIAATNAISDIFAMGGKPIMAIAILGWPINTLAPEIARQVVDGGRFACQQAGIALAGGHSIDAPEPIFGLAVTGVVPTERVKKNSTAQAGCKLYLTKPLGIGVLTTAEKKSLLKPEHQGLATETMCQMNLVGSAFANIEGVKAMTDVTGFGLLGHLSEVCRGAGVQAQLTYADIPKLPGVEAYIAAGAVPGGTGRNFASYGHLMGEMLPEWRDLLCDPQTSGGLLLAVTPDAEAEVQAAAAEYGITLAAIGELVTARGGRPMIEIR; this is encoded by the coding sequence ATGAGCGAGCAAGCTATTCGTTTAACGCAATACAGCCACGGAGCCGGTTGCGGGTGTAAAATTTCCCCTAAAGTGTTGGAAACGATTCTGCAGAGTGACCGGGCGAAGTTTATCGACCCGAACCTGCTGGTGGGCAATGAGACCAGCGATGATGCCGCTGTCTATGACCTCGGCAACGGCACGTCGATTGTCAGCACCACCGACTTTTTTATGCCGATCGTCGATAGCCCGTTCGACTTCGGGCGCATTGCCGCGACCAACGCCATCAGTGATATTTTCGCGATGGGCGGTAAACCGATCATGGCGATTGCCATTCTCGGCTGGCCGATTAATACCCTGGCACCGGAAATCGCCCGTCAGGTCGTCGATGGCGGGCGCTTTGCCTGCCAGCAGGCGGGCATTGCCCTTGCGGGCGGCCACTCGATTGATGCCCCGGAACCTATCTTCGGCCTCGCGGTGACCGGCGTGGTGCCGACCGAGCGGGTGAAGAAAAACAGCACCGCTCAGGCAGGCTGCAAACTGTATCTCACTAAACCGCTGGGTATCGGCGTGTTGACTACCGCCGAGAAAAAATCGCTATTGAAGCCTGAGCATCAGGGGCTGGCGACGGAAACAATGTGCCAGATGAACCTTGTTGGTTCAGCGTTTGCCAACATTGAAGGCGTAAAAGCGATGACCGACGTCACCGGCTTTGGATTGCTTGGCCACCTGAGCGAAGTGTGCCGTGGCGCGGGCGTGCAGGCGCAGCTAACTTACGCGGATATCCCGAAGCTACCTGGTGTGGAAGCGTATATTGCCGCGGGCGCGGTCCCGGGCGGTACCGGGCGTAACTTTGCCAGCTACGGTCATCTGATGGGCGAAATGCTGCCAGAGTGGCGCGATTTGCTGTGCGACCCGCAAACCTCCGGCGGTCTGCTGCTGGCGGTAACGCCGGATGCGGAAGCTGAGGTTCAGGCCGCGGCGGCTGAGTATGGTATTACGCTTGCCGCCATCGGCGAGCTGGTCACCGCCCGCGGCGGTCGCCCAATGATCGAGATCCGTTGA